The following proteins come from a genomic window of Nostoc sp. TCL26-01:
- the glcD gene encoding glycolate oxidase subunit GlcD: MLTQDQKQINWQPIIKAFEAVLGTNGVVQRREELITYECDGLTSYRQRPAVAVLPRTTEQVAAVVKICNQYSVPFIARGSGTGLSGGALPSDDSVLIVTSLMRQILNVDLDNQRIVVQPGVINSWVTQTVSGAGFYYAPDPSSQIICSIGGNVAENSGGVHCLKYGVTTNHVLGLKIVTPSGEIVDLGGEIPEAPGYDLTGIFVGSEGTLGIATEITLRILKSAESICVLLADFTSVEAAGAAVSDIISAGIIPGGMEMMDNVSINAVEDVVATNCYPRDATAILLVEIDGLEIEVEVNKQRVIEICQQNGARSVTCASDPETRLKLWKGRKAAFAAAGHLSPDYYVQDGVIPRTQLPYVLQEIESLSQKFGYQIANVFHAGDGNLHPLILFDNAVPGALAKVEELGGEILKLCVKVGGSISGEHGIGADKKCYMPDMFSTADLETMQWVRQVFNPQGLANPGKIFPTPRTCGEAANVTQNKQFEGVERF, translated from the coding sequence ATGCTTACCCAAGACCAAAAACAAATTAACTGGCAACCCATTATTAAAGCATTTGAAGCTGTCCTTGGCACAAATGGTGTAGTCCAACGCCGTGAAGAACTTATCACCTATGAGTGTGATGGTTTAACTAGCTATCGTCAACGTCCGGCGGTAGCGGTGTTACCTAGAACTACAGAACAAGTGGCTGCGGTGGTGAAAATATGTAATCAATATTCTGTACCCTTCATTGCAAGGGGTTCTGGTACTGGTTTATCCGGTGGCGCTTTACCGTCGGATGACTCGGTTTTAATTGTCACTTCTTTAATGCGGCAAATTCTCAATGTTGATTTGGATAATCAGCGTATTGTCGTTCAGCCAGGGGTAATTAATAGTTGGGTAACACAGACTGTTAGTGGTGCAGGTTTTTATTATGCACCAGACCCTTCCAGCCAAATTATCTGTTCCATTGGTGGGAATGTGGCAGAAAATTCTGGTGGGGTGCATTGTCTTAAATATGGTGTCACCACAAACCATGTTTTAGGGTTAAAAATTGTCACCCCATCAGGGGAAATCGTTGATTTAGGTGGGGAAATTCCAGAAGCACCTGGTTATGACTTAACAGGTATATTTGTTGGTTCGGAAGGGACATTGGGTATTGCTACAGAAATAACTCTGCGAATTCTCAAAAGTGCTGAATCAATCTGTGTACTATTGGCAGATTTTACCAGTGTAGAAGCAGCTGGTGCGGCTGTTTCTGACATCATTAGTGCTGGGATTATTCCCGGTGGGATGGAAATGATGGATAATGTCAGCATCAATGCAGTAGAAGATGTGGTTGCAACTAATTGTTATCCCCGTGATGCCACAGCCATTCTATTAGTAGAAATTGATGGTTTAGAGATTGAAGTGGAAGTTAATAAACAACGTGTCATCGAAATTTGTCAACAGAATGGTGCGCGTAGTGTCACCTGTGCTAGTGACCCAGAAACCAGGCTAAAACTGTGGAAAGGACGCAAAGCAGCTTTTGCGGCGGCTGGACATCTAAGCCCAGATTATTATGTACAAGATGGGGTAATTCCTCGGACGCAATTACCTTATGTTTTGCAAGAGATTGAATCTTTAAGTCAAAAATTTGGTTATCAAATTGCCAATGTGTTTCATGCTGGTGATGGCAATCTACATCCCTTAATCTTGTTTGATAATGCCGTACCTGGGGCGTTAGCAAAAGTCGAAGAATTGGGAGGAGAAATTCTCAAACTTTGTGTAAAAGTAGGCGGTAGTATTTCTGGAGAACATGGTATCGGTGCAGATAAAAAATGCTATATGCCAGATATGTTTAGCACTGCTGATTTAGAAACTATGCAATGGGTAAGGCAGGTATTTAATCCTCAAGGTTTAGCCAACCCTGGTAAAATCTTTCCTACGCCACGTACTTGTGGTGAAGCTGCCAATGTCACTCAAAATAAACAGTTTGAAGGTGTGGAAAGATTTTAA